The segment GCATTGATGACAAGACGGGTCTCTGGATTGTCATGGAAGCCCTCCGACGCGTAGCCGCCGGAAAATCAACTGTGGGTGTTCACGCAGCCTCCACGGTCCAGGAAGAAATTGGTCTCCGAGGAGTCAGGACTGCTGCCTATTCGGTCAACCCGACCCTTGGGCTTGCAGTCGATGTCACTCACGCGACTGACTGTCCGACCGTCGATCCGAAAGAACATGGCGATGTGAAAATCGGCAAAGGCCCCGTACTATTCCGTGGTCCGAATATTAATCCAGTCGTCTTTTCCCGGCTCAAGCAGATCGCGGAAGACAACAAAATACCAGTGCAGATCGTCGCTATTGGGAGACCTGCCGGTAACGACGGAAACGCCATGCAGTTGAATAAAGCAGGCTGTGCTGTGGGCATTATCGGTGTCCCCAATCGCTACATGCACAGCCCCGTCGAAATCGCCTCCTGGGGCGATTTGGATCATTCGGCCGAATTGATCTCCCTGTTCTGTCAAGAAGTGAAAGCAGACGACGATTTTACTCCTTAAGACTCAGGTTCTATTGGATTTCTCAGAATTTCCTGATCTAAACTATTCTCCGGCAGTATTCAGAAAATGACTGCCCGAGCCCAAAAAAGCCTGCCGCATTTTGCGGTGGGCTTTTTGCTTGCGTATATGCGTCCGCGATTTCACACATCCAGACCGTACTGGCGATCTCAATCTTTTTTACAGATTATTATGTCAAAAAGATTGTGGCCTTCTTAGAAAATCGTTAAAACAAGCACACCGAAGTGAGACTGAGTCTCAGTATCTAATCTAGTCCAGCAAAGAGACCATTATAGACTCCGATTTGCCCTTCTGCTGCGAAAGAAATTAGCCCATGACGGATCTCTCAGAGACCCTTGTTGATGCACGACAGTTGCTGAATCAAAAGTTTTATTACCAGTCCCTCAGGAAAGTGGATAACGCTTTAAACGATGACCCCGATGCGGCTCCTTTGTGGGAGCTACGCGGGTTGATTCATCGCGGTCTGACGAATTTAAGTGGTGCCCTCTCTTCAATAGAGACGGCAATGACGCTTGCTCCGCTCTCCTCGGAAGGGTCCTGTCTGCTGGCTGAGTGCTACGTCGCTCTTGATAAGCCAGATCTTGCCTATCAGGTCGCGGACAACTTATGGAAGAAGAAGGGGCTTGATAACTCATCACGTCTCTCTCTCGCCGCGATCTTTAACCAACTGGGCTTCGTTAACCGCGCGGTTCTTCTTTGCCGAAAAGCGATTTGCCACGATCCGGCAGAATCTCAGGCGTATTATGATCTCAGCGTCTTTCTGGGACGCGGAGGCCACCCGCTGCATATCGTCGAATCTGTTGCTCGCCGCGCGATCGATCTTGATCCGGAAAATGTGTATTTCCGTGTAGGATTAGCGGCCACACTCCATCGGGCTCATCGAAGTCGACGCGCTTATGAGTTGATTCAGTCCTTTGGACAATCTGAAATCCGACAAATCCGATGCGGTTGTTGTTTGAAACAGATTATTGAAATCTTCGAACAGACGGGCGACTTTGAGAATGTCCAAACCTGCGAAGAGCAACTTAATCATCTGAATGGAATCGATCACAACCGAAAAGAGAATGATTGAATCACTTCATTTAGGAACGAACTGTGTATCTAAGAACTGATTCACTAATCCTATTTCCGTCGATGTGCTCACCTCTTTAATTTACTACCGAAGGATTATCATGCTCTGGCTCAACTTAATATTGACCTGTCTTCTGTTCAGCACCATGCTGGTCCTGTCGATGTTGATCGTTGAATTCATTGGCTATCTGGCACTTCATCAACGGGCGGACGACTCCTTGAAGGGCACTCGGCCTCGGCTGGATTGGTTCTTCGACGACATGCGGGAGATGTTCTGGCGAAAATAGCCGCAACGGTTCCAGCTTAAATTGCTTTTAGGGCAATAGCGGTAGCGGTGGCATATTCTTTTGAGTGCGAGATCGTAATCAGGATGGTGCTGATCTCCATTTTC is part of the Polystyrenella longa genome and harbors:
- a CDS encoding M42 family metallopeptidase; the encoded protein is MEMMMDQTSRQFLKDLILAPSPSGYEEPVQKVVREFAGSFTDSISTSLHGNVIASVNADSQPSILLAGHCDQIGLQVKHIDSDGYLMVNTIGGWDMQMLIGQRLQVWTSNGPVLGVLARKAIHLLTPDERTKVAELKDMWIDIGAKDEKAARKLVQIGDPVTLQLVFHELQDDLITAPGIDDKTGLWIVMEALRRVAAGKSTVGVHAASTVQEEIGLRGVRTAAYSVNPTLGLAVDVTHATDCPTVDPKEHGDVKIGKGPVLFRGPNINPVVFSRLKQIAEDNKIPVQIVAIGRPAGNDGNAMQLNKAGCAVGIIGVPNRYMHSPVEIASWGDLDHSAELISLFCQEVKADDDFTP
- a CDS encoding tetratricopeptide repeat protein, producing MTDLSETLVDARQLLNQKFYYQSLRKVDNALNDDPDAAPLWELRGLIHRGLTNLSGALSSIETAMTLAPLSSEGSCLLAECYVALDKPDLAYQVADNLWKKKGLDNSSRLSLAAIFNQLGFVNRAVLLCRKAICHDPAESQAYYDLSVFLGRGGHPLHIVESVARRAIDLDPENVYFRVGLAATLHRAHRSRRAYELIQSFGQSEIRQIRCGCCLKQIIEIFEQTGDFENVQTCEEQLNHLNGIDHNRKEND